The genome window GTCCATGAATGGGTTAGGTGTCAACTGTGGTGTTGTTAGGCAGCACTATATATAAATTCCAAAATTCAGAGTTCAAAGAGTCCCTTGGCATTCCTTTCTAATCTTTCCCTAAAATGTTTCAAGAAGTGGGAAGTACATGAACCACCATATTTCGCATTGTTCAGAGGGATTTTCCGGTGGGGAGCCTTACCCTTGTTCCCTGCATTTCTCGGTGCTTTTTGCGTCAATCTTTGCAATGTAGTTGCCATAGCCATTGGGAGATATTCGACACATAAACTGATTTCCCATAAAGAGTAGTATCCATGAAGAGTTTTCTCATTATGACTTCTTGTCACCGTTTCACCTAAttacacttttatttctttcagcAAGCCTTAATTAACTCACAAAACCAGATGTTTTCATGAAATGCTGTGTTATAAAGATTGTCGCCGTCCGTCTTTCAGATGAAGTCGCCTGTGTAAACCCGAAGGAATGTAGCCGGATCTGTAGCAATCCTGTAGGATGCTCCAATATCGCTTATCCTAAACTTGTCCTAGAGCTCTTACCTGTAGGTGAGTAGatctgttggtgagtgagttTTTTGGTGAGTGGATTTGTCGACCAGTAAAAGCTGTTGGCGAGTGAACCAAGGCAATATTCTAGCTGTTTGTTAATGGGCGCAAATGGCTGAATGCAGAATTAAATATTCTGTGATTCAGAGATTTTGGATAGACCGCtggattttgtttttggtggaagacaaggtTAGAAACAAACTTCAGTTGAAAAGTAGGACCCATGATCGTTTATTGGAAGAACAAATGAACGATGGAGACAATATTAGCAGGCAGAAAGCTGGGCGTATTACGGTATAAAGAAGTAAGAGTTGTTGCACTATAAAGACGAATGAATGTATTAATTAAGATACATTTATAACGAactataaatttattaaattctGAGAAAGTATAGACATATTGCTGTATAATAAAGGGatgcatttatttcattataagtAAGTGTGAAATTactaaataaatggaaaaatatGAAGTTATTAATATAATGAAGAATAAACGTATTGCATGCATTGTAAGGTCTAGGATCGTACTGCCTTGAAAACACATGAAAGGATGAATTACACTATTGGTGCGAGGTAGTGCGAGGATACGAGGATACGCTTGGACGCCGTGCCAAAGTGCCTAAGCTGTGCATAACTTTCACTATCTCTGCGGCAAAGTAAATATTGTAATTGAaatgaagctctgaaattgaaagtttttttttaataaatacgTGATTAGAAAAAATATAGTTTGACTTCATTTTGAAAACCGGAAAAAATAGAGCTTGTGTTTCGTTTGCTCCTGAGTATCTGTCATTTCAGGTATTAGAGGATTGCTCATGGCAGTGATGATGTCTGCAATTATTACCTCCCTTACATCAATTTTCAATAGCGCAAGCGCACTCTTTACGATGGATCTATGGAGAAAAGTTAGGTCTTCAACAACTGAGCGGGAACTATTGATTGTTGGAAGGTaagaaaaaagaatgtttttgtATGAGCACAAGTGCAACACTTCAACCGCAGATTAGTATTTATGTGGTTTTACACCAACAGCAATGAGTAAATACAACAGTTAGCAGGTGAAACGTTGTAATTTTAGTTTAAAAATTATACCTTTAAGACAATCAAAGATCGTGTTGTGCAAATTAATTCCAAACTATAGTCTTGCTGCACAAATCGATCTGAAACTAAGTGCAGTGTAATTACCATGGAAAGATATGGTCTTATCATTTGTAGTTATGGCAGTCAAATGTACAATCAACTTTAAAACTTTAACGATGATTAACAGTGGAACAGGGTCCTGCCCAGGTGCGAAACTGTCCATGTCAGTTATGTGCACATGGAAATCAATATCCACTTCTGGTGAGGTTGGAATAAGGTACAGCAAATCGCTTTGAGTATTGTCAAGGAATTTAGGGCCCACGCGGCCCAGGAAACAATAGATCAACTTTGTTCTTACGATAGTTTGCCAGGGGAAAAGATAAGGATGATAAGGGTCTGCAACAGtgtatcaggtttttaaatggagcacgcTCTGACGTTGGCTTAGGGCTATACTTGGCCGAATAAAATATTGCCAAACCTAACGAcagagcaatctcagactaCACTTGCGTGCACTGTGTGGTTTTCATTTGAAGTTCATCCCTGAGCTGGTATTTTCCCACTTTCAGTAATTTCGTGTGAATATCATTTGGCATTGAAAGTGTCTACATGGGGAACTTTTGGTGTAAATGGCATGTGCCTTCCTTTCGTTTAGTTGGCATATGGATTTGCCTTATGGAACTTTCGGTGTAGCCGACTAAACGGTAAGTCCCATAtggaatattttgttatcgatCTTCACATGATTCAAGCTGTTAAGAATtaagctgtaggcctataggtcCTGCAACCTTAATTCGTGTATCCTTtgacaacaatgaaacaattatTCATTTAGAAAATATTGTGCCGTTTCCTTCTCAGAGTGTTTATAGTAGTCCTGTGTGGCATCAGCATACTGTGGATCCCTCTAGTGAAGAGCTCTCAGGGGGGACAACTCTTTATCTATTTGCAAGCTGTGCAAGCTTATCTTGGTACACCTATAGGGCCTGTTTTCATCTGGGCGATATTGTGGAAAAGGATGAACGAAAAGGTAACAAACGATCTTTCCATTCATTTTTCTTGATGCCTTTCTTTATACTACgatgtggggcctccgtggctcagtcggttagcgcgctatcgcagcgcaatgacccaggagtctcccaccagtgcggtcgctatgagttcaagtccagctcatgctggcttcctttccggccgtatgtggcaaggtctactagcaacctgcggatggccgtgagtttccaccgggctttgtccggtttcgtaccaccttaatgctgaccgccgttgtataactgaaatattcttgagtatgatataaataaataaattatactacGATGCAACGAGTAAATAGAAACTGTATGCCTTGAGAAGTGGAACATGACTATAGCTTTGATTGCCTGCGGTTGGCTACAGTACCTCCGAAATCCATAGTCAAACAGATTTGCTCAGGCAGGAGTTCCCTGTATCTGATGGCACCAACCTGATCGAAATAAAAGCTTCATcaagttttatttcataaaagtTAACAGGAAATTCGTATTCATGAAAATAAGGGTAAAGACTGACATTCGTACACAACCCACCCGTAGATGACGgaggggcgttccaagtcgataatcgcaacaCTCATTTTCAACACAGCTCAAAACACCGAAGCCATCCACATCACCTTCCAACGGCTCTATACTATtacatatgtttaaaatgtgGGCACAGGGATACCgaggatgatacatgtatttcggTAGACTCAGTTTAAAACGTTCAAAACTTACTTATTCACTGAAGACCGAAAACTCAATCTTTTCATCAAAATTACCTTAGAAACTGATGGTATCAGCATGGCGCTGAAATCATTTATGGCGCAATTACAccaaatgttatgttttctaTACACGCGCATTCCGAATCTCACTTGTCTAGACTTTCATTTTTAACTCTTTAAATACACGACatgtttggtttttatttcttaatacgcaGTATATGATGTgacctaacatataaaactataaGAATAGCGTATGCGCTTTTCTCCTTGAGCGTATGGTAGGTTTTAAACTACTGTTTCCTTTAGGCACCAGTGGTCAGACCTGAAATGAATTAGCATGCATTGATGATAACGATGATGCATGCAGCTGTCAAGACAACTTTGTTGGCAGGGAGAACCCGAATTTGGAACTCTAGGCTGGCCCTGCGTTCACAGTATGTTCATGGATGACTTCATTTCCGAGTTTTCCCGACCACTGATgcaaaatatgcagaaaatagaggggttatttaGAAATATAAAATCCCCCTCAAAATCGAAGTAATTTTTTGGGGGGCTTATCTGCGTTCATGTTCCTTACAACCATTCCAGCCCTTCGTTTTAtggtaccttttcatgtatccacGTTCATCCAACGCTGTTAACTTGAAAGTAAAGCTATTATGCATTATACACCAATAACCTGCAAAATGTATGCCAGTCGCGATACTTTTGAAATATCACTGGTCAAACTACTCTCCATGTGAGACGGTTGTGCCAACTGTACCTTGCTTTTATATTTGCAAGCAGGTGTTTAACCCATAATTTATTATGCAAACGACATTCATTCAAGTTGTTTTTGTAGCTACCACACTGTCCCAGCAGCTCTGGTTTTCCTCGGTATGATGTAAGTATAATCTATATATTCTAAGactttttgtattaaaatatatgcatgtgtttacAGGCTGCGTTTTGGGGACTTATCACTGGCCACACGTGCGGAATTATACGGATGGTGTTGGACTTCGTATATCCAGCGCCTAACTGCGGAGAACCGGATATTCGACCGCCTCTCATTAGTGGTGTTCATTACACCTACTACGGAATGCTACTCCTTGGCGTAACATCGGTTAGCATCGTGATTATCAGTCTGCTTACTAAGCCACAGGACAGTTGTGAGGTATAATATTATACATCATATATCCTCTTTGCTTCGAcgttttgtttatcttttttacTTGCCCTCCACTTGATATTGACTTATTGTTTGCCTTTCGTTTCTTGTTTTTATCACTTCTTGTCATGTCCATTTTTCAGCAAATGTGATTTGAGGAACCATTACTATAGTCACCTTAGGATGATCGCAGTATATATCATTGGCGAACgccattttattgtgtttttttgtccTATATAGTTTTCATCCACTGCAGTTTTGGGACACACTTCCACACCCTCCGCCATGCGTCTTTTAGTGATTAGGCTTACAATTTTCAGACACTTCCATGTACTCTTTAAACAGCACCGTCCACATTATGTGTGCATGACACTTGTATTGTGTATCATATAAGAGGTTGAGATTTTTGGATTTTTCGTTACCACTTTTTCAGCTGGAAGGATACACATGGTGGACATTACCGATCGCACACCGTCCGGGTTGTGGGGAAACTGGTAAAGAAGCCAAAACTGAGGATTCCATTTCTGAAAATAACGGTAAACTCCGTTTCGGGATTGAAAGATTTGAAAATTCAGAAGTTTGCATTATGTCATGTTATAGACAATTTAAACTATATCATAAATCGCTTTGATTTCTTGCTTTAGATATTTTGGCATACGATTAAATAAAATCGAGTGTTTGATTTATTAACGGACATTTATACACTAGCTGTGTGGGTGAACGATTTAGTCAAATGCGCAAACATGTTTTCCAACATAACCAGAGCAATACAGTGCCTATGTCGAATCTATTATTTTATATCGTGGAACtcgtaaatatatgtaaatttctaGCTGAAtgttatggtttttttttgcatttgaaatAATACCTCTCAAAACAGCTATTAATATGCTGACATAATAGCTTCATTTCTacacattcatgtttttttcctaatacatttttatgaatagtaaatgcataaatactgtAACCTCGTACAAAGGACATTCGTGTAAAGATCAGTATTCGTGGGACTGAATCTTGAAGACACCCCTTACATATATATCGCTTGGGGCCTTAACGTCAAATTTGTTTATAGTGgagacagtgatgtaaagcgacgGTATAGGGAGAGGCGCATGCGCTGTTGAGGAGTGACCTTTGTTCACAGTCACTTCATTAGCCAAATACACTTTTCCGCCTTCACATATACAGGTATCAGTATATATTGCATGGTTACATATAAAGGTTGGTGTTCGTGGAAGCGAAGTGTTTATTATCCATCAGTTTTCTGTGATTTATTTACCAAAATAGGAAAAATAGAAGACAAACTGCTCTGAGCGTTAATAGATTCATATTTATCGCTGAAAATGTAGAGTGTTATGTAATTGAGCTTGTATAAACTTGCATAAAATTTGAACATATAACCTGTTTCAGGTGAAGTACTTGCGGATGAATCAAACAGAAAGTACAATCGAGAAGACACCTGTGGAAAAAGGTGGATTGGGATCATATGCGGACTTCCCAACTCCACTGTTCGAACAAGTAAAACTGAGCATGAGTTGAATAGAATTGATAAATTCCTGTACGAGCGCCCCAGAACTCGCACGTTGCTGAATGTTTTGGCTACAGTTTCAGTTGGTGCTTTGGCTTATCTGTGGGGATTTTTCCACTGAGGCAAAACGTGTATACCTGATGTTGCAAGTTTTGGGAATCATATACCTCAAATGCAGGCAAATAAAGCTATGGTGTATAATTTCTGTTCGTTAATGTCTTTGTTTCAAAAGGACGAACTTCTGATTTCTGTTGGGGTGTCAGGAGTATGTGGTACCAGATCATTTCAAGTACATTTAAGTCCGGGGTCGACTTCAGTGTTTTAAAGGGTGTCCATTTATAAATCTAATCACTTCATGGAATACCTTTTCGCGCGCAATGGCGACTCTGATCCAAGCTGAATTCTCCTATTGCAATGCCTCAGTAATTCATGACGAGTTCAGGAGTGAACAGACTTGGCCCTAAATTACTTTCGGCAGGAAATGTTTCGTGGTGGTAGGCCTATTAACGCGCTACTCAGATgcttttcacttgtacgaaaTCGGCCAGGGTCTAGAGTTTAGGAAATCGGAGAAACCCACAGGGAAACAGTTCATGTTCGGTAACGCGAAATCCCGCTTCTGAACGTGAATTTAATTTAAGATGATGTAGGATTGAGACGTGAACATGGGCCTATCCTATAACACGCAAATCTCCCTCTACAGCGTGATTTtaccttacctgactgatacGCCTAAACTACCGCCCTTCACTAGCTACTTGGTCATCTTGCTGACTTAACCCATAAACCATCTACAGCCTTCAACACGGCATATAGCTCAGGAGCAGATCGGCCGAGGCGATACACTGAACGATAATTACGAACCGGTGTGTCAAGGTTACAACCAACGTGTCTGAACCTGGCTGGCAGTTCATTATttctaatataataaaagaaaactggCGTGTAAGCCTTGAGTAACAGGCATAGATGATCTCATAATttgtacacaaacacaattaGAAAAGCCCTACAAAAGTTTGATTTCCGACGTTGTCTCACAGTGAATGGTTAACTGAGCTGTTAACTGAGAACAGCGACTCACATCCGAAAGGAACCTATATTccatgaacaaaaatgatcGTGCATATGCATATAGATTGACCTATATCCTCATTCCCCACCCTCGCCAAACTGTTTATTAGTGTGCCTGCGCGGCTCAATGGCcttgagcctctcaccaatggggtcgctctgagttcaagtccatctgatgctggcttcttctccggtcatgcgttggaaggtctgtcggaAAGCTGAGAATGGTAGTGAGCTTCTCCCAGACACTTCCCAATTTCCCTCCAatataatactggccgccgtatgataagtgaaatattctacaggacagcgtaaaacaccaatcaaatgataaTATATCCTACTTCGCCTTGcgtgcatacatgcacatgacgTGATTCATTGGAATAATTCTCACATCCTCGTCCAAAGAACTCGGGGCCATCGCAGCATTACCATTACagccttgaagtcgggagacctgtgatcaaaccctggtcgggtcatactaaagactttaaaaatggtgcctGTTGTTGCTTCACTTGGCGCTCGGCACTGAGAGGTaagggcaaggaaacaggactggtagaCCAGGTGtcggtatgatgtgactgggtgggatgtagTCCCAGGTGACTACTTAAATTCATCTCTTTATACTGAGCTGGTGTGTATCGTAACAGGGGCAAACAGTGGTAAATCATACAGCGTTTCACGCCATGCCTAAGTCtttctgtttacagggcatgcaattcttaaagagaatatcttgggtaggataaaattttcgaGGCCCATCACTTTGtctgaagttgaaaaaaatattgaaacatggcagacgttgatctgagttgtccgattcgaaagtttaaacggtTGGATTACAGTTGacagatggtttaccaatgagGGCTTTGACATAgtacatttcgggcgttttatGGAATCGGTGGATGGCAAAAATAAGGTAGAGTTCGAGCtgttttttagtgaaattgtcagcgtggaagtctatatgaccgaaGATGGACATTACAGTAGGAACGTCCAGCTAGCTTTGGGCTAGCATATAGGCTATTGAACATGTACTTGATGAAAAACATCGATCCGAGATCTGATCATACCTTCTAAAGCTTTATTTAGTTCGAGCAATTTGACCAGCAAGAGGTAGCTGAAGTGGTTATTCAGGTCGCTACCTGTTTCACACCGCTGAGACAAACTTGCTCCACTTTAAatggttgagcagccatgaacagatgaatatggcgtatccaaatatttctcaaccaacagtcagtgtactcggACTATAGTAAGTGAGCGTGTGTTTCTCACAAATTCAACAATAAAGTCATCTTGCTATTCTTTACTCTCGTGAATCTTGATATCGTTTCCTGAACTTAATTCCTTGTGATACAGCCAAGCAAAATCAGACCAAGAGAATTTACGGCATGCGGTTGAGAATAACATGCCGCACTGTTgatccccccccctcccccttccaaAGAGCCCAGCCAGCTCGCTGGTCTGAAGCACAGGTATTGATAAACTTGCGCAATGTGGTCGAATGGCGCCCTACCTTGGTTTGTTTGTAAGATATGGTCTGACTGAGTTCAACAATTTGCGGTCAATCCATTCTGATATAGtccgtgggaaggcctgcagcaacctgcggatggtcgtggatttcgaCCGGGCTATGCCCTGtaacctcccaccataatgctggccgccgtcgtacaagtgagatattcttgagtgcggcgtaaaacaccaatcaaataaataaataaatatataatcagaCACAGCGTCAGAGAAATACCGGCTGCTCAACGGGTCACGGCGACCCTAATCAAACACGGAATGACAGGAACGATTTTAATCCTAACGGCGACGACAATGTAGTGGACAAGTGGTACAGCAGTAAGCAGATAGCTTGTACAAGCACGGGAAGAGGCTCACCGTCCGATAGTCGCGGCTGGCCGGAGCTGGTCCGCTGTGCACGTCCTGCCGCCACGCTTCCCGAGTCACCAACTGTCGCCCCGCGCTGCTCCTCCAGCCACTTCCGGTCTCTCTCCTGTACAAGTCAGGTGACTGGAACTTCCTCTTTAACAGCCCGCACTACAGTTAAACTACAAATGCTCGGTACAATACCCAAACTGCACACAGGTACCATATATTGCTGTACGTATGTTGTAAATAATACACACGTGGTTGTTGTTTCACCCTTCTCTCCTGTGCAGTGAATTTGGGCTTTGTATTATGGCATTTGATTGGTCGAAGGGCGCCCTGCCATGCTTTGTAAGCCTTGATCTGATTGagtccaacaatttgcggtcaATCCTTACTGAAACAAACGTTTGTGAAACCGAAACAGCCCAGAAAACAACAGCTAATCCATGCCTGGTAAGCAGTGCGAGGAGGGATTATCGATTTTGCTTGTCAGCTTTCACGTGCATCTTAGTTGTCGATGCTTTCTGCAGAACAGAGCAGATTTGATGGgttaaacaacaacacatgtaggcctacatgtagttcataaaccttaattaaattaaacgttgaggtcaattttcaacaatttctgatatttacctgcagCATTAGGTAGAGTATGTATCAGATATTGTTAAAAgtagacctcaacgtttaatttaattgaatcTCGGCTGGAAACACATGTAATTTTTAAGTTGGTGTGGTACAGCCCCAGGTGGCTGTTTCTACTCTGCTCTTTGTACTTGTACTTCGACAGCAGCAGCCAATGGGGAACTGTACACCGTTTTCAGGCTAAGTCCGATAAATCTTTTATCAATGATCTTAGGAGTACAAAACAGATGTGAACtctggctcttacctctcagctcgccTGCACAAGCAACATCCCATGTATATACCACGTGGTATTAAGGACACACGCATCCCAAATTTCTGTCACGGTCATCGCTAACCCAGCAGCCATTCAACACAGTTACGGGTCTTGAAAAAGTTATCATTCCAGGATCGCACATGTGCGTTCAACCTGTAAAGACGAGCATAATCAACGCCTTGTTTAGAGATGGTTTGCTGTGTCGTGAATACGGGGCTAGTGTGCCATTCCTGAATATACCTGGGATGTCGCATGTGTGGTAGCTGAGAAGTAAGAACCAAAGGTGAGACCTGCTTTGGACTGTATGTAGTCAtcgtttagaaaggacttatcaCGCATGGTATGAAATGGTGTACGGTTTACCATTGGTTGCTATTGTGGAGGAGTTGAAACAGCCACCTGGGGCTAGTGATTGGTAAATCTTCCAGTTAATCACATTGGTTAAAGaagttacaatgttatttacttGTGGCACTTTTCTTGTACCAAACACTTGGCATCTGTCAAAATATAATTGAATGCATGCAAGCATGACAGGACATTGTCCTTGTCGTGCCTAGTTCAGTTCAGttaaatgttgaggtctattttcagtaatttctgatatttacctgcttcAACGTTTAATCATTGAACTAAATAATCCAGTTGGTCCATTCAACAAAGCATTTGTTGGACTTATTGGACTTGTAAATCCATTCTAAAACAACAAACCCTGTCAACTACTGCAGCTGTAGATTGGAATAGAATAGGACCTGTATTATCACCCTAGCAAGTATAAATCCATATCAGAgtcgaaatgttgttgaaatccacagaaatatcTCTATATTGCCAGGTGTTGGCCAGGTGCACTTAAATAtcggcttatttatttatttatatgattggtgttttatgccatactcaagaatatttaacttctaCGATTGCGGCCAGCCTgatggcgagaggctcctggtcattacgctgctctagcgcactaaccgactgagccacagaggccccctgttCGCCATAAGATATGGAAATCATTCTAGCAAGATAGAACCGTGCAGCCAGTCTTAAATCACAAATTTAGTGATGGTTTCATCGGTTGTCATGGGGGCAGAATggaaagaacaatttgcccagTCACTCAAACTAGAAAAGCCAAAGTTTTCAGGCAAGGCTTGCGCTGCTGTCTTGTTATCCATGTTTTAGGCTTTGGCCTTA of Liolophura sinensis isolate JHLJ2023 chromosome 13, CUHK_Ljap_v2, whole genome shotgun sequence contains these proteins:
- the LOC135480814 gene encoding sodium/mannose cotransporter SLC5A10-like; translation: MGTRGLDHWVDIVVVAVYFVFVLSVGLWSMCTSNRGSVRGYFLAGSSMSWWPVGASIFSSNIGSEHFLGLAGTGAASGIAIVLYEWNAIPLVILLAWVFLPVYVSAGVYTLPEYLGKRFGGTRLRMYLSVLTLVLYIVTKIAVSIYAGALFIQLALGWDMYLAVVALLAITGLFTVLGGLAAVIYTDTFQTVVMLGGALALTVISFNKIGGYDNLVRKYGRAVANITNGNATCGIPRDDAFHLFRDPVTSDNPWPGLISQSTLGVLWYFCCDQVIVQRSLAAKNLSHAKGGSLLAGMFKILPMFIMILPGMISRALYPDEVACVNPKECSRICSNPVGCSNIAYPKLVLELLPVGIRGLLMAVMMSAIITSLTSIFNSASALFTMDLWRKVRSSTTERELLIVGRVFIVVLCGISILWIPLVKSSQGGQLFIYLQAVQAYLGTPIGPVFIWAILWKRMNEKAAFWGLITGHTCGIIRMVLDFVYPAPNCGEPDIRPPLISGVHYTYYGMLLLGVTSVSIVIISLLTKPQDSCELEGYTWWTLPIAHRPGCGETGKEAKTEDSISENNGEVLADESNRKYNREDTCGKRWIGIICGLPNSTVRTSKTEHELNRIDKFLYERPRTRTLLNVLATVSVGALAYLWGFFH